One genomic region from Pseudobacteriovorax antillogorgiicola encodes:
- a CDS encoding TatD family hydrolase: MFADSLCHLTAPEIDQPSVIVDQSLKRQITMINLSGTHPEDWQAQRRLAQASPQMRFNLNFGIHPWWVSDDKALMNNYIDRLEQEIHLCHGIGEIGLDYARVKTESERTLQQELFAKQLAIACTASKPVIIHCVRAHHHSPQILRNHSKWGLRGAIHGFNGNHKILDEYLDLDLYISLGPHSIKSFSKGWLPHIPANRLLIESDAPQPRPEGLSTPDGIFEIAEKMTRYRQETADQLLTLSRKNLYDVYNLSE, translated from the coding sequence ATGTTCGCTGATAGCCTTTGTCACTTAACCGCACCGGAGATTGATCAGCCAAGTGTGATCGTTGATCAAAGCCTGAAAAGACAAATCACAATGATCAACCTTTCAGGAACTCACCCCGAAGACTGGCAGGCACAACGTCGGCTGGCCCAAGCCTCACCCCAAATGAGGTTCAATCTTAATTTTGGAATTCACCCTTGGTGGGTGTCCGATGACAAAGCACTCATGAACAACTACATCGATAGGCTGGAGCAAGAGATTCATCTGTGTCATGGGATTGGCGAAATAGGCCTCGATTACGCCAGGGTTAAGACTGAATCTGAGCGAACCCTCCAGCAGGAACTCTTCGCCAAACAACTCGCCATTGCCTGCACTGCAAGCAAGCCAGTGATCATCCACTGTGTAAGAGCTCATCACCATAGCCCTCAGATCCTTCGCAACCACAGTAAATGGGGACTCAGGGGGGCGATTCATGGTTTTAATGGCAATCACAAGATCCTTGATGAATATTTGGACTTAGATCTTTATATCTCTCTTGGCCCACACTCCATCAAATCATTTAGCAAAGGCTGGCTTCCCCACATTCCGGCGAATCGCTTACTTATCGAATCTGACGCCCCCCAACCAAGGCCTGAAGGCCTTTCGACGCCTGATGGAATTTTTGAAATCGCAGAAAAAATGACTCGCTATCGCCAAGAAACTGCTGATCAGTTGCTGACACTTAGCAGGAAAAATTTGTATGATGTCTATAATTTATCAGAATAA
- a CDS encoding SUMF1/EgtB/PvdO family nonheme iron enzyme gives MKTTLIIGLGLYCFWPLVAASKTWQETVRSTGASRYVGQGNPDVTKHPVSKEQCLTELGEKKIKYENAEFEAICGAKYMAPIYNPATESAKDAKACIDQFEYPNIPCEYPVVWVRASEAAAICEAEGKRICDAHEWEGACAGALLPPDYDFKLKGDSANATVKLRRKAHNKSSPRNWAYGPQRQKGICGGSSFKHEKCNGGNWKECGSNTYPAGYFPSCKSALEVYDQHGNAAEHMNLPLTESEMASRGSTTLGHTEMKGSWFIFDKYYAHQDWCRWRAPYWHGTKVKHPKSHHNYHLGFRCCKTVSPETKPASK, from the coding sequence GTGAAAACGACTCTCATCATTGGGCTTGGACTCTATTGTTTCTGGCCTCTAGTGGCTGCTAGCAAGACTTGGCAAGAAACAGTGCGATCCACTGGTGCATCCCGTTACGTGGGGCAAGGAAACCCTGACGTCACGAAACATCCCGTGTCTAAGGAACAATGCCTTACCGAACTAGGCGAGAAAAAAATCAAGTACGAGAACGCCGAATTTGAAGCAATCTGCGGCGCCAAGTACATGGCTCCCATTTACAATCCAGCTACAGAATCAGCCAAAGATGCCAAGGCTTGTATCGATCAATTTGAATACCCCAATATCCCATGCGAATACCCAGTGGTCTGGGTAAGAGCCAGCGAAGCAGCTGCCATATGTGAGGCAGAAGGCAAAAGGATCTGTGACGCTCATGAGTGGGAAGGTGCTTGTGCTGGTGCACTCTTGCCTCCAGACTACGACTTCAAGCTGAAAGGGGATTCTGCCAATGCTACCGTTAAGCTAAGACGCAAGGCCCATAACAAATCGAGCCCTCGCAACTGGGCTTATGGACCACAGCGGCAGAAAGGTATTTGTGGTGGCAGCAGTTTCAAACATGAAAAGTGTAACGGTGGCAACTGGAAGGAGTGTGGCTCGAACACCTATCCTGCTGGATACTTTCCCTCTTGTAAGAGCGCTCTTGAAGTGTACGATCAGCATGGTAACGCCGCCGAGCATATGAATCTACCACTGACTGAATCTGAGATGGCTAGCCGAGGAAGCACAACGCTTGGCCACACAGAGATGAAAGGCAGCTGGTTTATCTTCGACAAGTACTACGCCCACCAAGACTGGTGTCGGTGGCGAGCGCCTTACTGGCATGGGACCAAGGTCAAGCACCCCAAAAGCCACCACAATTATCATCTTGGTTTCCGCTGCTGCAAGACAGTCAGCCCTGAGACAAAGCCGGCTAGCAAGTAA